The Armatimonadota bacterium region TCTGCGCCAGATTGCGGAGAACGCGGGGCTGGAAGGCTCGGTGGTGGTCGAGCGCGTCAAGAACATGGAGAAAGGCTGGGGTCTGAACGCTCTCACCGGTGAATATGTGGATATGGTGAAGGCGGGTATCGTGGACCCGGTGAAGGTGACGCGCTCGGCGTTGCAGAACGCGGCGTCCATTGCGGGCATGTTGCTCACCACCGAAGCGCTGGTGGTGGAGAAGCCTGAGAAGAAGGAGAGCAAGACTCCTTCCGCGCCGGACTACGACATGTAGTTTCCCTCATGCCCCCGCCTGCCGGCGGGGGCACACCGTCTTATCCCCTTGCACTCCACCGAGTCATAATCACTGTTCCTGCGATGTCTCCCTCTACATTGACCATGGTGCGAAACATGTCTAGCACCCGGTCCACCGCCAGAATTAGCCCGATACCCTCTATCGGCAAGTGGACTGCCTGCAGCACGATGACCATCGTAAACAGTCCTGCGCTGGGGATGCCTGCTGCGCCAATCGCTGCCAGCGTAGCAGTCAAAAGCACAACGATTTGCTGAGTCACGTCCAGGGAGATACCATACGCCTGTGCGATGAACAGGGCAGCAACCGCTTCGTAAAGGGCTGTGCCATCCATATTCACCGTCGCCCCAATGGGCAAACAGAAGCGGCTGATGTGCCCTGGCACCTTGAAAGCTTGCTCCACACATCGCATGGTGACAGGAAGAGTGGCTGAACTGGAGCTGGTACTCAGCGCAGTCAACAATGCCGGAAAAGCTCCTTGAAAGAACTTCCACGGTGGCATTTTCGCCAGCAACCACACCAGCAGAGGCAACACCAGCACGCCGTGTAGGGCCAACCCTCCCAGCACCGCTCCCATATACTTCACCAGCGGCACGAAGACCTCCCAGCCAGCCTGCCCTACAGAGCGCATGAGCAACAGGGCAACACCTGCGGGTAACACACGCAGCACCCACCGCACGATCACCGTCGATAGCTCCAGCACCTCGTCCACAAAAAGGCGCACTGTCCTGCCCCGCTCGCCCAGCAGGTTGAGTGCAATACCTGCCATCAGACTGAAAGTGATAATCTGGAGCATATCTGTCCTTGCCAGTGCATCGATAGGGTTCGCAGGAATCAGGTTGCGTAGCAGGTCTGCGAAAGTAGGGGGTTGCCGTGTGCCTATCTCTTCGGGCAGTTCTGTGCCTCGCAACCTCACTCCTACGCCCGGCTGCACGAAATGTACTATCGCCAACCCCAATGCTACTGCCAGCAGGGTAGTCGTTAGATAATAGATGAGGGTGAGACTGCCCAGTCTGCCCAAATGGCGTGTATCTAGACTGGCTGCTGCACTGATCAACGAGGTCATGACTAGAGGCACGATAATCATGCGCAGCAGGCGCACGAAGAGGTCTGCCCCTAAAGAGACGGCTCCGAAAAGCGGGAAAGACTCCCCGCCTGCCCAATTCATCCACAAGCCTGCGACGACGCCTGCAAGGATGCCTACCAGCACCCAGCGGATAGATACAAACTCTCGATGCGAATCCAAGATTCTCTTCCTCCAGATGGTGTCGGCTAAGTGTGTTTGTTACGGAAGTTATACCCGATGTCGCTTTTTTGTGTGATGGGGCGGGGAATGTTCTTTCAAAGCGGATTCTCGGCGGTGTTCCCCCATCTTGTGGGTAAGACATAGCAGAATCACCCCCTTTTGCCAAGATGAATAAGAATCCCTTCCCCCGCGGTAGAGAGTTTCCTGCTCAACACGCCCTCCGGCTGTTTGATTCACCTTGCTCCATACCGCAATAAAAAGGGCGTCCACCGGGACGCCCAAGGTCAGGAGGGTCTGCGTTGTCAACCGGCAAAC contains the following coding sequences:
- a CDS encoding dicarboxylate:amino acid:cation symporter DAACS family protein, which gives rise to MDSHREFVSIRWVLVGILAGVVAGLWMNWAGGESFPLFGAVSLGADLFVRLLRMIIVPLVMTSLISAAASLDTRHLGRLGSLTLIYYLTTTLLAVALGLAIVHFVQPGVGVRLRGTELPEEIGTRQPPTFADLLRNLIPANPIDALARTDMLQIITFSLMAGIALNLLGERGRTVRLFVDEVLELSTVIVRWVLRVLPAGVALLLMRSVGQAGWEVFVPLVKYMGAVLGGLALHGVLVLPLLVWLLAKMPPWKFFQGAFPALLTALSTSSSSATLPVTMRCVEQAFKVPGHISRFCLPIGATVNMDGTALYEAVAALFIAQAYGISLDVTQQIVVLLTATLAAIGAAGIPSAGLFTMVIVLQAVHLPIEGIGLILAVDRVLDMFRTMVNVEGDIAGTVIMTRWSARG